Genomic segment of Bifidobacterium sp. ESL0745:
TTCCCGGTCATCATGCTCCCGTTGGCCAAGCAGATGGGTTCGTGGCACCTTGACAACCAGCTTGGCCTGATCATCCTATACACGGTGCTCGGCTTGGGCACGAACCTCTTTATCGCAACCGGCTTCATCCGTTCGATTCCGATATCGCTGGAGGAGGCCGCGCGCATCGACGGCGCGAACACTTGGACCATTTTCTGGAAGATCATCTTCCCGTTGATGGGTCCGATCAACGCTACCATCGCCATTTTGACCGCGCTTTGGGCGTGGAATGATTTCCTGATGCCATTAATTGTCTTGACCGACCAAACAAATCAGACCATCCCCTTGGCGCAATACGTCTTCAGCTCGCAGTTCGCCACGAACTACCCGATGGCATTCGCCAGCTACCTGATGGCCATGGCCCCAATCCTGATCGTCTACATCTTCGCCCAAAAGTGGGTCGTTGGCGGGGTAATGAGGGGGGCTGTAAAGTAAATTCTTCGAATTTAGGAGAGTCCTGTGGGCTCTCCGGCTTTACAGCCCTCGGCGGAACCGTCGAGAAGGGATTGAGGCGATCCGAAGGATTGTCCTTAATGGCAGGAATCCGTAAAGTAAATTCTTCGAATTTAGGAGAGTCCTGTGGGCTCTCCGGCTTTACAGCCCTCGGCGGAACCGCCGAGTAGGCATTGAGCCCGCCAGTAAGGGCAGTCAATAATTGCAGGACGCTGTTAAATAAATCCAGTAAAAACTGTAGGCTCAGTGAACTCTCCGATTTGCCGTCCCCCGCCCCCCACCGCCAAGCAGCGATGAAAACCGTTTCGTCAGACACCTCCAAGATGCCTATCGAAACGGTTTCGCCGTTATGCCTTTGCTCAAACAGCCCTCAGAATCAAG
This window contains:
- a CDS encoding carbohydrate ABC transporter permease, encoding MSATTISATSVSSAPVSSVPSNNGKKPKKYRRDHNINWWLTAVVAVLSLTVLIPLYFTIVTALKTPAEAGTFSLPTSWQWHNFADASAKVNYPRAALNSAIVTVAAVVLTLLTNTFVAYAIARNMDKRFFRFLYYFFIAAMFVPFPVIMLPLAKQMGSWHLDNQLGLIILYTVLGLGTNLFIATGFIRSIPISLEEAARIDGANTWTIFWKIIFPLMGPINATIAILTALWAWNDFLMPLIVLTDQTNQTIPLAQYVFSSQFATNYPMAFASYLMAMAPILIVYIFAQKWVVGGVMRGAVK